A region from the Azospirillaceae bacterium genome encodes:
- a CDS encoding putative toxin-antitoxin system toxin component, PIN family produces MRVVLDTDVVVASLRSPLGGSAALMLAVDQGRLGVLVTVPLFIEYEAVCRRPEHRLAAGLTEEDLSVFFNRLVDLAEPVETWFLWRPQLRDPGDELVLEAAVNGRADALVTFNRRHFLPGMDRFGIPVLLPGELLTRMRS; encoded by the coding sequence ATGAGAGTGGTGCTCGATACCGACGTGGTGGTCGCTTCATTGAGAAGCCCTCTCGGGGGTTCCGCCGCGCTGATGTTGGCGGTGGACCAGGGGCGTCTTGGCGTTCTGGTCACCGTTCCCTTGTTCATTGAGTATGAGGCGGTGTGCCGGCGACCGGAACACCGATTGGCCGCCGGATTGACGGAAGAGGACCTCAGCGTCTTCTTCAATCGTCTCGTTGATCTGGCGGAGCCGGTTGAGACTTGGTTCTTATGGCGCCCGCAATTGCGGGATCCAGGGGATGAACTGGTATTGGAGGCTGCGGTCAATGGGCGCGCCGATGCTTTGGTGACGTTCAATCGGCGCCATTTCCTTCCAGGTATGGACCGTTTCGGTATTCCCGTGTTGCTTCCCGGGGAACTGCTGACAAGGATGCGATCATGA
- the xth gene encoding exodeoxyribonuclease III has translation MRIATWNVNSVKARLANVTGWLDSAKPDVVLFQEIKCETAAFPLQAFQDMGYHCAVVGQKAYNGVALLSREEPRDVITRLPGEDEDEQSRYVEATVAGVRIASLYLPNGNPVGTEKYPYKLRWMDRLKAHAADLLAQQVPFVLGGDYNVIPEARDVYDPAAWMTDALFRPETRAKFREITHLGLTEAFRAVHPDAERAYSFWDYQAGAWPRDMGLRIDHFLLSPQAADRLAGCSIDKGPRGQEKASDHTPVILELAD, from the coding sequence ATGCGCATCGCCACCTGGAACGTGAACTCGGTCAAAGCCCGCCTGGCCAACGTGACCGGGTGGCTGGACAGCGCCAAGCCGGACGTCGTGCTGTTCCAGGAGATCAAGTGCGAGACGGCGGCCTTCCCGCTGCAGGCCTTCCAGGATATGGGCTATCACTGCGCCGTGGTGGGGCAGAAGGCCTATAACGGCGTCGCCCTGCTGTCGCGTGAGGAACCCCGGGACGTCATCACCCGCCTGCCCGGCGAGGATGAGGACGAACAGTCCCGCTATGTCGAGGCGACCGTGGCCGGCGTGCGCATCGCCAGCCTGTACCTGCCCAACGGCAACCCGGTGGGCACGGAGAAATATCCCTATAAGCTGCGCTGGATGGACCGGCTGAAGGCCCATGCCGCCGACCTGCTGGCGCAGCAGGTGCCGTTCGTGCTGGGCGGCGACTACAACGTCATCCCCGAGGCGCGCGATGTCTACGACCCCGCCGCCTGGATGACCGACGCCCTGTTCCGCCCCGAGACCCGCGCCAAGTTCCGCGAGATCACCCATTTGGGCCTGACGGAGGCCTTCCGCGCCGTCCACCCCGATGCCGAGCGCGCCTACAGCTTCTGGGACTATCAGGCCGGCGCCTGGCCCCGCGACATGGGCCTGCGCATCGACCACTTCCTGCTGTCCCCGCAAGCGGCCGACCGCCTGGCCGGTTGCAGCATCGACAAGGGGCCGCGCGGCCAGGAAAAGGCGTCGGACCACACGCCGGTGATCCTGGAACTGGCGGACTGA
- a CDS encoding toxin-antitoxin system HicB family antitoxin gives MSTKTSTYPLRLPVSIKAEAERLAAEDGTSLNQFVATAVAEKLAALRTAAFFDERRGKGDGDAFRRLLTRDGGQAPGAGDERPQD, from the coding sequence ATGAGCACCAAGACATCGACCTATCCGTTGCGGCTGCCCGTTTCCATCAAGGCCGAGGCGGAACGTCTCGCCGCTGAAGACGGCACGAGCCTCAATCAGTTCGTCGCGACCGCCGTCGCGGAAAAGTTGGCGGCCTTACGGACTGCGGCGTTTTTTGATGAGCGGCGTGGCAAAGGGGATGGCGACGCGTTCCGGCGGCTGCTGACCCGCGACGGTGGGCAGGCGCCTGGGGCAGGGGACGAACGCCCTCAGGATTGA
- a CDS encoding peptidylprolyl isomerase, with the protein MIQFSRRSAAAFAFGLTLTTCLAAPAWAQLAGPRTVAAGGGATLPGPRVSSVAEPEERIVAVVNDEAISQTDLSGRMRLAIINTGLPDTPDVSQKLKPQVLRLLIDEKLELQEAQKNNLVVTDEEVDREFGRLAKQNKASTPEEFAATLERSGVPVSSLKEQMRASIAWSKVVQRRIRPTIQVSDEEIDSRTQRIIANAGKPEYLLTEIFIAVDNPKADQESHQLADKLVGEITHGANFAAVAQQFSQSATAAAGGDMGWVQQGQLEPALDHALQRLPTGQVSVALRGAGGYYIFLVRDERVVTAGDPNDIQVAVGQVVVPVPPGSDPQALGQQIKKIGDSAHSCEALAAAAKANLPGAATRAQGMTRLGDIPGDVAKLIGRLGVGQATDPLETQAGLMLLMVCDRKVPEGSAPGRDQIANMIGGERMDMLQRRQLRDLRRSATIDIRS; encoded by the coding sequence ATGATCCAGTTCTCCCGCCGTTCCGCTGCCGCGTTTGCTTTTGGCCTGACCTTGACCACCTGCCTGGCGGCGCCCGCGTGGGCGCAGTTGGCCGGCCCCCGGACGGTGGCCGCCGGCGGCGGCGCCACGCTGCCGGGGCCCCGGGTGTCGTCGGTGGCCGAGCCGGAGGAGCGGATCGTGGCCGTCGTGAATGACGAGGCCATCTCCCAGACCGACCTCAGCGGCCGCATGCGCCTGGCCATCATCAACACCGGCCTGCCGGACACGCCCGACGTCAGCCAGAAGCTGAAGCCCCAGGTGCTGCGCCTGCTGATTGATGAGAAGCTGGAACTGCAGGAAGCGCAGAAGAACAACCTAGTCGTGACGGATGAGGAAGTGGACCGCGAGTTCGGCCGCCTGGCCAAGCAGAACAAGGCGTCCACGCCGGAAGAGTTCGCCGCCACGCTGGAGCGCAGCGGCGTTCCCGTTTCCTCCCTGAAGGAGCAGATGCGCGCCTCCATCGCGTGGAGCAAGGTGGTGCAGCGCCGCATCCGCCCCACCATCCAGGTGAGCGATGAGGAGATCGACAGCCGCACCCAGCGCATCATCGCCAATGCGGGCAAGCCGGAATACCTGCTGACGGAAATCTTCATCGCCGTCGACAACCCCAAGGCGGACCAGGAGTCACACCAGCTGGCTGACAAGCTGGTGGGCGAAATCACCCATGGCGCCAACTTCGCCGCCGTGGCCCAGCAGTTCTCGCAGAGCGCCACGGCCGCCGCTGGCGGCGACATGGGCTGGGTGCAGCAAGGCCAGTTGGAGCCGGCGCTGGATCATGCGTTGCAGCGCCTGCCCACGGGCCAGGTGTCGGTGGCGCTGCGTGGCGCCGGTGGCTACTACATCTTCCTGGTGCGCGATGAACGCGTGGTGACGGCCGGCGATCCCAATGACATCCAGGTGGCGGTGGGGCAGGTGGTGGTCCCCGTTCCCCCCGGCAGCGACCCCCAGGCCCTTGGCCAGCAAATCAAGAAGATCGGCGACAGCGCCCATAGCTGTGAGGCGCTGGCCGCCGCCGCCAAGGCCAACCTGCCGGGTGCCGCCACGCGTGCGCAGGGCATGACCCGCCTGGGCGACATCCCCGGCGACGTGGCCAAGCTGATCGGCCGCCTGGGTGTTGGCCAGGCCACCGATCCGCTGGAAACCCAGGCCGGCCTGATGCTGCTGATGGTCTGTGACCGCAAGGTTCCGGAGGGCAGCGCGCCCGGCCGCGACCAGATCGCCAACATGATCGGTGGCGAACGCATGGACATGCTGCAGCGCCGTCAGCTGCGCGACCTGCGTCGGTCCGCCACCATCGACATCCGCAGTTGA
- the dgt gene encoding dNTP triphosphohydrolase, translated as MMNWNRLLSRKRLAKTTADPELPHRSAYEIDIDRITFTTSFRRLADKQQVHGIAGSDYVRSRLTHSMEAARVGRSLGMWVGPAILASAGYEINATPGDIGNVVAAASLAHDVGTPCFAHTGEDIISDWFATSAIGQRIRDGLDEVQQAELCKFEANAQGFRVLTRLQGWRGVGGLQLTAATLAAGAKYPWGVEVPGGDLKRPHKRKYGFFASEQDVFAEVAAEAGLVEKGPGAWCRHPLAYLVEAADDACYHVVDIEDAAKMRMLSFEHAEDLLLAFFRDDTSKDWAADYKTLEDEDRKLIFLRAQAIDRLVRDAAEIFLERLPDLMAGEFCKPLLTLSARAPALRKIEQVSHERIYRGHQRCETDIIAARTITTLLDAYGEALLDREALGPHTKLPRRWASLLETVPESRQLPYDRAGWVQGLLDYVAGMTDRFAIRQAQLIAG; from the coding sequence ATGATGAACTGGAACCGCCTGTTGTCGCGCAAACGCCTGGCCAAGACCACGGCCGACCCGGAGTTGCCGCACCGCAGCGCCTATGAGATCGACATCGACCGCATCACCTTCACCACCAGCTTCCGCCGGCTGGCGGATAAGCAGCAGGTGCACGGCATCGCCGGGTCGGATTACGTCCGGTCCCGCCTGACCCATTCCATGGAGGCGGCACGGGTCGGCCGCTCGCTGGGCATGTGGGTGGGGCCGGCCATCCTGGCCAGCGCCGGGTATGAGATCAACGCCACGCCGGGCGACATCGGCAACGTGGTGGCCGCGGCCTCGCTGGCGCACGATGTCGGCACGCCCTGCTTCGCCCATACGGGCGAGGACATCATCTCCGACTGGTTCGCCACCAGCGCCATCGGCCAGCGCATCCGCGACGGCCTGGATGAGGTGCAGCAGGCCGAACTGTGCAAGTTCGAAGCGAACGCCCAGGGGTTCCGCGTGCTGACCCGATTGCAGGGCTGGCGCGGCGTGGGCGGCCTGCAACTGACGGCCGCCACCCTGGCCGCCGGTGCCAAGTACCCCTGGGGGGTGGAGGTGCCGGGTGGCGACCTCAAGCGCCCGCACAAGCGCAAGTACGGCTTCTTCGCCAGCGAACAGGACGTGTTCGCCGAGGTGGCGGCCGAGGCCGGCCTGGTGGAGAAGGGCCCGGGTGCCTGGTGCCGCCACCCGCTGGCCTACCTGGTGGAAGCGGCGGACGACGCCTGCTACCACGTCGTGGACATCGAGGACGCGGCCAAGATGCGCATGCTGAGTTTCGAGCATGCGGAGGATCTGCTGCTGGCCTTCTTCCGCGATGACACATCCAAGGATTGGGCCGCCGACTACAAGACCCTGGAGGATGAGGACCGCAAGCTGATCTTCCTGCGTGCCCAGGCCATCGACCGGCTGGTGCGCGACGCGGCCGAAATCTTCCTGGAGCGCCTGCCCGACCTGATGGCCGGGGAGTTCTGCAAGCCGCTGCTGACCCTGTCGGCCCGGGCGCCCGCCCTGCGCAAAATCGAGCAGGTGAGCCACGAGCGCATCTACCGTGGCCATCAGCGCTGCGAGACCGACATCATCGCCGCCCGCACCATCACCACCCTGCTGGACGCTTACGGCGAGGCACTGCTGGATCGTGAGGCGCTGGGCCCGCATACCAAGCTGCCCCGCCGCTGGGCCTCGCTGCTGGAGACGGTGCCGGAGTCGCGGCAGCTGCCCTACGACCGTGCCGGCTGGGTGCAGGGCCTGCTGGACTACGTCGCCGGCATGACCGACCGCTTCGCCATTCGTCAGGCGCAGCTGATCGCGGGGTAG
- the rsmA gene encoding 16S rRNA (adenine(1518)-N(6)/adenine(1519)-N(6))-dimethyltransferase RsmA — MTDLSHLPPLRDVIARFDLGARKALGQHFLLDLNLTARVAAVAGDLSGVTVVEVGPGPGGLTRALVESDAKAVVAVERDSRFVAALADVVEAAAGRLSIVEADALAVDMTTLAPAPRAIVANLPYNVGTPMLIGWLKQIQEFRSLTLMFQKEVVERIVAKPRTKDYGRLAVMSQWVADAKLVFDIPPQAFSPPPKVVSSVVHITPRVMPADAPAFADMERVVAASFNQRRKMLRAGLKGLVPQPEPLLAAAGIDPTWRAEEVDVAGFVRLTHAWRAQKDA; from the coding sequence ATGACCGATCTTTCCCATCTGCCGCCGTTGCGCGACGTCATCGCCCGTTTCGACCTGGGTGCCCGCAAGGCGCTGGGCCAGCACTTCCTGCTGGACCTGAACCTGACGGCGCGCGTCGCCGCCGTTGCGGGTGACCTCAGCGGGGTGACGGTGGTCGAGGTCGGCCCCGGCCCGGGCGGCCTGACCCGCGCGCTGGTGGAAAGCGATGCCAAGGCGGTGGTGGCGGTGGAGCGCGACAGCCGTTTCGTCGCCGCCCTGGCCGATGTGGTCGAGGCCGCCGCCGGGCGGCTGTCCATCGTGGAGGCCGACGCCCTGGCCGTGGACATGACCACGCTGGCCCCGGCGCCGCGCGCCATTGTCGCCAACCTGCCCTACAACGTGGGCACGCCCATGCTGATCGGCTGGCTGAAGCAGATCCAGGAGTTCCGCAGCCTGACGCTGATGTTCCAGAAAGAGGTGGTGGAACGCATCGTCGCCAAGCCGCGCACCAAGGATTACGGCCGCCTGGCGGTGATGAGCCAGTGGGTGGCCGATGCCAAGCTGGTGTTCGATATCCCGCCGCAGGCGTTCTCACCCCCGCCCAAGGTGGTGTCGTCGGTGGTGCACATCACCCCGCGCGTCATGCCCGCCGATGCGCCCGCCTTCGCCGATATGGAACGGGTGGTGGCCGCATCCTTCAACCAGCGCCGCAAGATGCTGCGCGCCGGTCTGAAGGGCCTGGTGCCGCAGCCGGAACCGCTGCTGGCGGCGGCGGGCATCGATCCCACCTGGCGGGCGGAAGAGGTGGATGTGGCGGGCTTCGTCCGCCTGACCCACGCCTGGCGGGCGCAAAAGGACGCGTGA
- a CDS encoding SPOR domain-containing protein, whose protein sequence is MSDMHDHHGDPDYDYDPGYDWQGRRRPPAPRRRGLLSLAVVVAAVGSFGGLIYFVYTQGQRAGTEAVAPVIHADPGPTKVKPDQPGGMEVPNQDRLIYDRLRGDGKTDPGVERLLPPPEVPMERPKASPPPVSQPVTPEPQQPAATAPAPVSTQAAPTVLPPTVGKAAPVQAPPAPSSPTPPPATTAQPPAGAPTQLVPQQPKPVPAPVAAAPKPVEKPAVAAPVEKPLPPPPVAAGTGSVKLQFASIPSEAQAQEELQRIQRKHAAALGGLSLRLVKADLGAKGIYYRVQAGPVDEAQAKRICEAVKAAKDGCIPVH, encoded by the coding sequence ATGAGTGACATGCACGACCATCACGGCGATCCCGACTACGACTACGATCCCGGTTACGACTGGCAGGGCCGGCGGCGCCCGCCGGCACCCCGCCGGCGCGGGCTGCTGAGCCTGGCCGTGGTCGTGGCCGCCGTGGGGTCGTTCGGCGGGCTGATCTACTTCGTCTACACCCAGGGCCAGCGGGCGGGGACGGAGGCTGTGGCCCCCGTCATCCATGCCGACCCGGGCCCGACGAAGGTGAAGCCGGACCAGCCGGGCGGGATGGAAGTGCCCAACCAGGATCGCCTGATCTATGACCGCCTGCGGGGCGACGGCAAGACGGACCCGGGCGTGGAACGCCTGCTGCCGCCGCCGGAGGTGCCGATGGAACGGCCCAAGGCCTCGCCGCCGCCGGTCAGCCAGCCGGTGACCCCGGAGCCGCAGCAGCCGGCGGCTACGGCGCCGGCACCTGTATCGACACAGGCTGCCCCCACCGTGCTGCCGCCCACCGTTGGCAAGGCGGCCCCGGTTCAGGCGCCGCCCGCACCGTCGTCGCCGACCCCGCCGCCGGCGACCACCGCGCAGCCACCGGCCGGCGCGCCCACCCAGCTGGTGCCGCAGCAGCCCAAACCCGTGCCGGCGCCCGTGGCCGCGGCGCCCAAGCCGGTGGAAAAGCCCGCGGTCGCCGCACCGGTCGAAAAGCCCTTGCCGCCGCCCCCGGTGGCGGCCGGCACCGGTTCGGTGAAGCTGCAGTTCGCCTCCATCCCGTCCGAGGCGCAGGCGCAGGAGGAATTGCAGCGCATCCAGCGCAAGCACGCGGCGGCCTTGGGTGGCCTGTCCCTGCGGTTGGTGAAGGCCGACCTGGGCGCTAAGGGCATCTATTACCGCGTGCAGGCGGGGCCCGTGGACGAGGCCCAGGCCAAGCGCATCTGCGAGGCGGTGAAGGCGGCCAAGGACGGCTGCATCCCCGTGCATTGA
- a CDS encoding DUF805 domain-containing protein, with product MTGGDTTSPRDAWRSEKPPGTGAEVDFVADEDRARDIYLLALQRAPFTWPWFLLSLNGRVSRREFWLKYQVPLFILYVFVAGWFFSSIDFGAIAQGADPHASPGAVLAMTVFSLLTFWPGFAVQVKRCHDRDHSAWFLLVALIPFIGGIWLLVELWFLRGTVGDNRFGADPLA from the coding sequence ATGACGGGCGGCGATACGACTTCACCCCGTGATGCTTGGCGAAGTGAGAAGCCGCCCGGGACCGGCGCTGAAGTGGATTTTGTCGCCGATGAGGATAGGGCGCGGGATATTTATCTCTTGGCGTTGCAGCGGGCGCCGTTCACGTGGCCTTGGTTCTTATTGTCCCTGAACGGGCGGGTTTCCCGTCGAGAGTTCTGGCTGAAATATCAGGTCCCGCTATTCATCCTCTATGTCTTCGTCGCCGGCTGGTTTTTCTCAAGCATAGACTTCGGCGCGATTGCCCAGGGCGCTGATCCGCATGCCAGTCCGGGCGCCGTATTGGCGATGACGGTTTTCAGCCTGCTCACCTTCTGGCCGGGATTCGCCGTGCAGGTGAAACGCTGTCACGACCGTGACCATAGCGCCTGGTTCCTTCTGGTGGCGCTGATTCCCTTTATCGGGGGGATTTGGCTGCTTGTGGAGCTTTGGTTCCTGCGGGGCACGGTGGGCGACAATCGATTTGGGGCCGATCCTCTCGCGTGA
- a CDS encoding sterol desaturase family protein — MTLSEMPETATRPSAWARLLQGRSSGTISLAIGLLSIASVLCLRYPAWLTTPDLRPHYNMDLLRLVLALAMGVGATFGLAAVVLDRRRRQGALGLCGVLLAMLLGGPYVPYEDFDQARTWVGLDWFVLDLFFTGCTFILLERILPRVAPDQPVLRDGWQLDLGYFAVNHLLIGAFLLISNHFAHDVFGWAINGWLQAQVEALPGVVRFLLVILAADAVEYASHRAYHEVPWLWRLHAVHHSPQHMDWLSGSRLHVLEVLFTRSLILLPIFLLGFPQDTVFAYIIFVSVQGVLIHSNIAMDLGWLRYVIVTPQFHHWHHASDEEALDRNYCAHTPLWDLVFRTYHQPKDRWPQHYGTVKPIPGGFFRQLLYPLSGPVELLTGKREG, encoded by the coding sequence ATGACCCTGAGCGAAATGCCGGAGACGGCGACAAGGCCTTCGGCCTGGGCCCGGCTGTTGCAAGGCCGGTCGTCCGGCACCATTTCCCTGGCCATTGGCCTGCTCAGCATCGCGTCCGTGCTGTGCCTGCGTTATCCGGCCTGGCTGACCACGCCGGACCTGCGTCCCCACTACAACATGGACTTGCTGCGCCTTGTCCTGGCCCTGGCCATGGGGGTGGGCGCCACGTTCGGCCTGGCGGCCGTGGTGCTGGACCGCCGCCGCCGGCAGGGCGCCCTGGGCCTGTGCGGCGTGCTGCTGGCCATGCTGCTGGGCGGGCCCTATGTGCCGTATGAGGATTTCGACCAGGCGCGCACCTGGGTGGGGCTGGACTGGTTCGTCCTGGACCTGTTCTTCACCGGCTGCACCTTCATCCTGCTGGAACGCATCCTGCCCCGCGTGGCGCCGGACCAGCCCGTCCTGCGCGACGGCTGGCAGCTGGATTTGGGCTATTTCGCCGTCAACCACCTGCTGATCGGCGCCTTCCTGCTGATCTCCAACCACTTCGCCCACGATGTCTTCGGCTGGGCCATCAACGGCTGGCTGCAGGCCCAGGTGGAGGCGCTGCCGGGTGTGGTGCGTTTCCTGCTGGTCATCCTGGCGGCCGATGCCGTCGAATACGCCAGCCATCGCGCCTATCATGAGGTGCCGTGGCTGTGGCGCCTGCACGCCGTCCACCATTCGCCCCAGCACATGGACTGGCTGTCCGGCTCGCGCCTGCATGTGCTGGAGGTGCTGTTCACCCGCTCGCTGATCCTGCTGCCGATCTTCCTGCTGGGTTTCCCGCAGGACACGGTATTCGCCTACATCATCTTCGTGTCGGTGCAGGGCGTGCTGATCCATTCCAACATCGCCATGGATCTGGGCTGGCTGCGCTACGTCATCGTGACGCCGCAGTTCCACCATTGGCACCATGCCTCTGATGAAGAGGCGCTGGACCGCAACTACTGCGCCCACACGCCCCTGTGGGACCTGGTGTTCCGCACCTATCACCAGCCCAAGGACCGCTGGCCCCAGCACTACGGCACGGTGAAGCCCATCCCCGGTGGTTTCTTCCGCCAACTGCTGTACCCGCTCAGCGGTCCCGTGGAACTGCTGACGGGCAAGCGGGAGGGGTAG
- the argS gene encoding arginine--tRNA ligase, producing MNVYKDFEALVRGALAALAAEGGIPAGLDLSRVTVEPPREASHGDISTNAAMVLAKPAGKPPRAIADALVPHLRALPDVIEVSVAGPGFVNLRLAPAFWRARMTDILTAGVAFGASTRGQGVHVNVEYVSANPTGPLHAAHARGAVVGDALSALLEKAGYSVTREYYINDAGAQVDVLARSTHLRYREALGEAGIEIPAGMYPGEYLKDVGQALAARDGAKWRDLDEAEWLAPVRAFAIDQMMTGIKEDLASLNIHHDLFSSERALVDNGAVDHAFKALEDAGLIYVGVLEPPKGKKPDDWEPRPQTLFKATQFGDDVDRPLKKSDGSWTYFANDIAYHYDKYRRGCPVLIDVWGADHGGYVKRMAAATKAISDGKAELDVKLCQLVHLLQNGEPVKMSKRAGTFVTLRDVMDAVGRDVVRFIMLTRRNDQTLEFDYAKVTEQSKDNPVFYVQYAHARCRSVLRQAASLHADWDLKPATLSAVSFDGLSSTAEVDLIRLMLNWPRTVESAAEAHEPHRIAYYLQELAAAFHGFWNQGKDDATLRFIIEGDEAVTRARLALVTAVSLVIASGLAIMGVVPAEELR from the coding sequence ATGAACGTCTACAAGGATTTCGAAGCCCTGGTTCGCGGCGCCCTGGCGGCCCTGGCGGCCGAGGGGGGCATTCCCGCCGGGCTGGACCTCTCCCGCGTGACGGTGGAGCCGCCGCGCGAGGCGTCGCATGGCGATATCTCCACCAATGCCGCCATGGTGCTGGCCAAGCCGGCGGGCAAGCCGCCGCGCGCCATCGCCGACGCGCTGGTCCCGCACCTGCGGGCCCTGCCGGATGTGATCGAGGTCAGTGTCGCCGGCCCCGGCTTTGTCAACCTGCGCCTGGCGCCGGCCTTCTGGCGCGCCCGCATGACCGACATCCTGACGGCCGGCGTGGCCTTCGGCGCCAGCACGCGCGGCCAGGGCGTCCACGTCAACGTGGAGTACGTCTCCGCCAACCCCACTGGGCCGCTGCACGCCGCCCATGCGCGCGGCGCCGTGGTGGGTGACGCCCTGTCCGCCCTGCTGGAAAAGGCGGGCTACAGCGTCACGCGCGAATATTACATCAACGATGCCGGCGCCCAGGTCGACGTGCTGGCGCGCTCCACCCACCTGCGTTACCGCGAGGCCTTGGGTGAGGCGGGCATCGAGATCCCGGCCGGCATGTACCCGGGCGAATATTTGAAGGACGTGGGCCAGGCCCTGGCCGCCCGCGACGGCGCCAAGTGGCGTGATCTGGATGAGGCCGAATGGCTGGCCCCGGTGCGCGCCTTCGCCATCGACCAGATGATGACGGGCATCAAGGAGGATCTGGCCTCCCTGAACATCCACCACGACCTGTTCAGTTCCGAGCGCGCGCTGGTGGACAACGGCGCCGTCGACCATGCCTTCAAGGCCCTGGAGGATGCCGGCCTGATCTATGTCGGCGTGCTGGAGCCGCCCAAGGGCAAGAAGCCGGATGATTGGGAGCCGCGGCCCCAGACCCTGTTCAAGGCGACGCAGTTCGGCGATGACGTCGACCGCCCGCTGAAGAAGTCCGACGGGTCCTGGACCTATTTCGCCAACGACATCGCCTATCACTACGACAAGTACCGGCGCGGCTGCCCGGTGCTGATCGACGTGTGGGGTGCCGATCACGGCGGTTATGTGAAACGCATGGCGGCGGCAACCAAGGCCATTTCCGACGGTAAGGCCGAGCTGGACGTGAAGCTGTGCCAGCTGGTCCACCTGCTGCAGAATGGCGAGCCGGTGAAGATGTCCAAGCGGGCGGGTACCTTCGTCACCCTGCGCGACGTCATGGACGCGGTCGGCCGCGACGTGGTCCGCTTCATCATGCTGACCCGCCGCAACGACCAGACGCTGGAATTCGACTACGCCAAGGTGACGGAACAGTCCAAGGACAACCCCGTCTTCTACGTGCAGTACGCCCACGCCCGCTGCCGCTCCGTCCTGCGCCAGGCCGCCAGCCTGCACGCCGATTGGGACCTGAAGCCGGCGACCCTGTCGGCCGTGTCCTTCGATGGCCTGTCGTCCACGGCCGAGGTCGATCTCATCCGCCTGATGCTGAACTGGCCGCGCACGGTTGAGTCGGCGGCCGAGGCGCATGAGCCGCACCGCATCGCCTATTATCTGCAGGAACTGGCCGCCGCCTTCCACGGCTTCTGGAACCAGGGCAAGGACGATGCCACCCTGCGCTTCATCATCGAGGGTGACGAGGCCGTCACCCGGGCCCGCCTGGCCCTGGTGACGGCGGTGTCCCTGGTCATCGCGTCCGGCCTCGCCATCATGGGCGTGGTCCCGGCCGAGGAGTTGCGCTGA
- the erpA gene encoding iron-sulfur cluster insertion protein ErpA, with product MTDIAVTELAPVGAPPRAMSLSASAAKRVRKLAEMEGGPQYMMRLSVSGGGCSGFQYGFSFDAATTDEDHVFERDGARLVVDDTSLDLLAGAEVDFVEELAGSYFKVNNPNAGSSCGCGQSFSL from the coding sequence ATGACCGACATCGCCGTGACCGAACTCGCCCCCGTCGGAGCCCCGCCCCGGGCCATGAGCCTCAGCGCCAGCGCCGCCAAGCGTGTGCGCAAGCTGGCGGAGATGGAGGGCGGGCCCCAATACATGATGCGCCTATCGGTGTCGGGCGGCGGCTGCTCCGGTTTCCAGTACGGCTTCAGCTTCGATGCCGCCACCACGGATGAGGACCACGTGTTCGAGCGCGATGGCGCCCGGCTGGTGGTGGACGACACCTCGCTGGACCTGCTGGCCGGCGCCGAGGTCGATTTCGTCGAGGAACTGGCCGGGTCGTACTTCAAGGTCAACAACCCCAATGCCGGTTCCTCCTGCGGCTGCGGGCAGAGTTTTTCCCTTTAA